Proteins encoded in a region of the Triticum dicoccoides isolate Atlit2015 ecotype Zavitan chromosome 3A, WEW_v2.0, whole genome shotgun sequence genome:
- the LOC119267398 gene encoding phospholipase D alpha 1, producing MAQILLHGNLHVTIFEASSLSHPGRASGGAPKFIRKFVEGIEETVGVGKGSSKLYATIDLEKARVGRTRMLGNEPVNPRWYESFHIYCAHLAADVIFTLKADNAIGATLIGRAYLPVGELLEGEEIDRWLEICDDNREPVGESKIHVKLQYFGVEKDRNWARGVRSVKFPGVPYTFFSQRQGCNVRLYQDAHVPDNFIPKIPLADGKNYEPARCWEDIFDAISNAQHLIYITGWSVHTEITLIRDTNRPKPGGDVTLGELLKRKASEGVRVLMLVWDDRTSVGLLKRDGLMATHDEETANYFQGTDVHCVLCPRNPDDSGSIVQDLQISTMFTHHQKIVCVDDALPSQGSEQRRILSFVGGIDLCDGRYDTQYHSLFRTLDTVHHDDFHQPNFATASITKGGPREPWHDIHSRLEGPIAWDVLYNFEQRWRKQGGKDLLVQLRDLSDIIIPPSPVMFPEDRDTWNVQLFRSIDGGAAFGFPDTPEEAARAGLVSGKDQIIDRSIQDAYINAIRRAKDFIYIENQYFLGSSYCWKPEGIKPEEIGALHVIPKELSLKIVSKIEAGERFTVYVVVPMWPEGMPESASVQAILDWQRRTMEMMYTDITQALEAKGIEANPKEYLTFFCLGNREVKQDGEYEPQEQPEPDTDYVRAQEARRFMIYVHTKMMIVDDEYIIIGSANINQRSMDGARDSEIAMGAYQPYHLANREPARGQIHGFRMALWYEHLGMLDDVFQRPESVECVQKVNRIAEKYWDIYSSDDLEQDLPGHLLSYPIGVASDGVVTELPGMEFFPDTRARILGAKSDYLPPILTT from the exons ATGGCTCAGATCTTGCTCCATGGGAACCTCCACGTCACCATCTTCGAGGCCTCCTCGCTCTCCCACCCCGGCCGCGCCAGCGGCGGCGCCCCCAAGTTCATCCGCAAG TTTGTAGAGGGCATTGAGGAAACTGTCGGTGTTGGCAAAGGAAGCTCCAAGCTATATGCCACCATTGATCTCGAGAAAGCTCGTGTTGGGCGTACCAGGATGTTGGGCAACGAGCCCGTCAATCCTCGCTGGTACGAGTCGTTCCACATCTACTGTGCGCACCTTGCCGCCGATGTGATCTTCACGCTGAAGGCCGACAACGCGATCGGGGCGACGCTCATTGGGAGGGCGTACCTGCCTGTCGGAGAGCTCCTGGAAGGCGAGGAGATCGATAGGTGGCTTGAAATCTGTGATGACAACCGGGAGCCTGTTGGTGAGAGCAAGATCCATGTGAAGCTTCAGTACTTTGGCGTTGAGAAGGACCGCAACTGGGCGAGGGGTGTCCGGAGCGTCAAGTTTCCTGGTGTTCCTTACACCTTCTTCTCGCAGAGGCAAGGATGCAATGTTAGATTGTACCAAGATGCTCATGTCCCAGACAACTTTATCCCCAAGATTCCGCTTGCGGACGGCAAGAACTATGAGCCTGCCAGATGTTGGGAGGATATCTTTGATGCCATAAGCAATGCTCAGCATTTGATTTACATCACTGGTTGGTCTGTGCACACTGAGATCACCTTGATTAGGGACACCAATCGCCCCAAACCTGGAGGAGACGTCACTCTCGGAGAGTTACTCAAGAGGAAGGCCagcgaaggtgtccgggtccttatgcTAGTGTGGGATGATAGAACTTCAGTTGGCTTGCTGAAGAGAGATGGCTTGATGGCCACCCATGATGAGGAGACTGCAAATTACTTCCAAGGCACCGATGTGCACTGTGTTCTGTGCCCTCGTAACCCCGATGATTCAGGCAGCATTGTTCAGGATCTGCAGATCTCAACCATGTTCACTCACCATCAGAAGATAGTATGTGTTGACGATGCATTGCCAAGCCAGGGCTCCGAGCAAAGGAGGATACTCAGCTTCGTTGGTGGCATTGACCTCTGCGACGGAAGATATGACACTCAGTACCACTCCTTGTTTAGGACACTTGACACTGTCCACCATGATGACTTCCACCAGCCTAACTTCGCGACTGCATCCATCACCAAAGGTGGCCCAAGAGAGCCATGGCATGATATTCATTCACGATTGGAAGGTCCAATTGCCTGGGATGTTCTTTACAATTTTGAGCAGAGATGGAGAAAGCAGGGTGGCAAAGATCTTCTCGTGCAGCTCAGGGATCTCTCTGACATAATTATCCCCCCTTCTCCCGTCATGTTCCCAGAGGACAGAGATACATGGAATGTCCAGCTCTTCAGATCTATTGATGGTGGTGCTGCTTTTGGCTTCCCTGATACTCCTGAGGAAGCTGCAAGGGCTGGGCTTGTAAGTGGAAAGGATCAAATCATTGACAGGAGCATCCAGGATGCATACATAAATGCCATCCGACGGGCAAAGGACTTCATCTACATTGAGAACCAATACTTCCTTGGAAGTTCCTACTGCTGGAAGCCCGAAGGCATCAAGCCTGAAGAAATTGGCGCTCTGCATGTGATTCCTAAGGAGCTTTCGTTGAAGATTGTCAGCAAGATTGAAGCCGGAGAACGGTTTACTGTTTATGTTGTGGTGCCAATGTGGCCTGAGGGCATGCCAGAGAGCGCATCTGTACAAGCAATTCTGGACTGGCAAAGGAGAACAATGGAGATGATGTACACTGACATCACACAAGCTCTCGAGGCAAAGGGGATTGAAGCAAACCCCAAGGAATACCTCACTTTCTTCTGCCTAGGTAACCGTGAGGTGAAGCAGGATGGGGAATATGAACCCCAGGAGCAGCCAGAACCTGATACTGATTACGTCCGCGCTCAAGAGGCTAGGAGGTTCATGATCTACGTTCATACCAAAATGATGATAG TTGATGACGAGTACATCATCATTGGGTCTGCAAACATCAACCAACGGTCAATGGACGGCGCCCGGGACTCCGAGATTGCCATGGGCGCTTACCAGCCATACCATCTAGCCAACAGGGAGCCGGCCCGGGGCCAGATCCACGGCTTCCGGATGGCACTGTGGTACGAGCACCTGGGCATGCTGGACGACGTGTTCCAGCGCCCGGAGAGCGTCGAGTGCGTGCAGAAGGTGAAcaggatcgcagagaagtactgggACATATACTCGAGCGACGACCTGGAGCAGGACCTCCCCGGCCACCTGCTGAGCTACCCCATCGGCGTCGCcagcgacggcgtggtgacggagcTGCCGGGCATGGAGTTCTTCCCCGACACCCGGGCCCGCATCCTCGGCGCCAAGTCGGACTACCTTCCCCCCATCCTCACCACATAG